From Thermotoga sp., a single genomic window includes:
- a CDS encoding adenosylcobalamin-dependent ribonucleoside-diphosphate reductase, whose protein sequence is MKLSSLIEKWIGVEPSENAQIILKDRYFMRDLDGNFLETKWEDAARRVARVVATAELLNPSYKKSEKLDRIKEWEDAFFKILKARLFLPNSPTLFNAGLGVRYELLWKPIDQMTLEDYEEIYRTRNHLHMLSACFVVPVGDSIEEIFEAVKEYALITKVGGGVGSNFSELRPKGSFVAGTHGKASGPVSFMHVFNSAISVVKQGYRRRGALMSILNIDHPDIEEFIDAKKENTGEAVLNFFNLSVGIPMDKKEILKLYEEDGELELSHPRSTIRKKVKIRELFKKISISAWKSGDPGLAFLGEMNKYYPLYPHRKINSTNPCGEIGLSDYEACNLGSIDVAKFYNNGFVDLEALQELVQIAVRFLDNVIDVNVFPIDKITKAVKESRRLGLGIMGFADLLYKLEIPYDSQEARDFASNLMAFIALHAHRTSYELGKEKGNFPLFEISRYRTEANFVPFAMGASNYDDEVKEVMKMTKEFRRNVALLTIAPTGSISNIADTSSGLEPNFLLAYTRFMTKEDGTKEPLLYVNRVLKEKLDPEVLKRIEKDLIEKGSLKDIPDVPEKIKRVFVVALDIDPIDHLLMQDAFQRYVDNNISKTINMPQNATVEDVLNVYLEALKTNVRGITIYRDGSLQTQVLTRALKTPEAPKVQFFVVDEKMKLHPRPRKDTLRSVTRKYKRPDGTTYITISFDDTGEAVEIFISNGSEMAEVIGRLSSIALRAGVSMDEIIEQLSKVKGDYCRGLAEEIKKALDDFSKLWLRTGEEETEEEPMEREKFIVANNLKWQSGYYVDNEGNVYCPVCLSKNSLIKQEGCVSCKNCGWSKCE, encoded by the coding sequence ATGAAACTGTCCAGTTTGATCGAAAAGTGGATCGGTGTTGAACCTTCCGAGAACGCCCAGATCATACTGAAAGATCGATATTTCATGAGGGACTTGGATGGTAATTTCCTTGAGACAAAGTGGGAAGATGCAGCAAGAAGAGTGGCAAGGGTTGTGGCAACCGCTGAACTTCTGAATCCATCTTACAAAAAAAGTGAAAAACTCGACAGGATAAAGGAATGGGAGGATGCCTTTTTCAAAATCCTGAAGGCAAGGTTGTTTCTTCCAAACAGCCCCACTCTTTTCAACGCAGGGCTAGGTGTGAGGTACGAGCTTCTCTGGAAACCTATCGATCAGATGACCCTTGAGGACTACGAGGAGATATACAGAACGCGAAACCATCTCCATATGCTCTCTGCCTGCTTCGTCGTACCGGTGGGAGACAGCATAGAAGAAATCTTTGAGGCAGTGAAAGAGTACGCGCTTATCACGAAAGTGGGAGGTGGGGTTGGAAGCAACTTCTCCGAACTAAGACCAAAGGGAAGCTTCGTTGCGGGCACACATGGAAAGGCATCGGGACCCGTTTCGTTCATGCACGTTTTTAACTCCGCCATTTCTGTGGTGAAACAGGGATACAGAAGACGCGGCGCTCTAATGAGTATCCTGAACATAGACCATCCCGACATAGAGGAGTTCATAGATGCGAAGAAAGAGAACACAGGAGAAGCGGTGTTGAACTTTTTCAACCTTTCTGTCGGTATCCCCATGGACAAAAAGGAGATCCTGAAGCTCTACGAGGAGGACGGCGAGCTGGAACTCTCCCATCCAAGGAGTACTATCAGGAAAAAGGTGAAAATCAGAGAGCTTTTCAAAAAGATTTCGATCAGTGCCTGGAAGAGCGGTGATCCCGGGCTTGCCTTTCTCGGAGAGATGAACAAGTATTATCCCCTCTACCCGCACAGGAAGATCAATTCCACCAACCCCTGCGGAGAAATTGGACTTTCTGATTATGAAGCCTGTAACCTTGGTTCGATCGATGTTGCCAAGTTCTACAACAACGGCTTTGTTGATCTGGAGGCACTCCAGGAACTCGTTCAGATAGCCGTTCGTTTTCTCGATAATGTCATCGATGTGAACGTATTTCCAATCGACAAGATTACAAAGGCAGTCAAAGAAAGCAGAAGGCTCGGGCTTGGAATCATGGGCTTTGCCGATCTTCTTTACAAACTTGAGATTCCTTACGATTCACAAGAAGCACGGGATTTCGCCTCCAACCTCATGGCTTTCATCGCCCTTCATGCTCACAGAACGTCTTACGAACTCGGTAAAGAGAAGGGGAACTTCCCACTCTTTGAAATCTCGAGATATAGAACGGAAGCAAACTTCGTTCCATTCGCCATGGGTGCGAGCAATTATGATGACGAGGTAAAAGAAGTCATGAAGATGACCAAAGAATTCAGGAGGAACGTGGCATTGTTGACCATTGCTCCGACAGGATCGATTTCGAACATAGCAGATACATCTTCTGGTCTGGAGCCGAACTTCCTTCTTGCCTATACCAGATTCATGACGAAAGAAGATGGAACGAAGGAACCTCTCCTCTACGTGAACCGGGTCCTCAAAGAGAAATTGGATCCTGAGGTCCTTAAAAGAATAGAGAAGGATCTTATAGAAAAAGGCAGCTTGAAGGATATTCCTGATGTTCCAGAGAAGATAAAGCGAGTGTTCGTGGTCGCACTGGACATAGATCCCATAGATCATCTTCTCATGCAGGATGCGTTCCAGAGGTACGTCGACAACAACATCTCCAAGACGATAAACATGCCCCAAAATGCCACAGTCGAAGACGTGCTGAACGTTTACCTGGAAGCTTTGAAGACGAACGTAAGAGGAATCACGATATACAGGGACGGTTCTCTTCAAACGCAGGTGCTCACAAGGGCTCTCAAAACACCGGAAGCACCGAAGGTTCAGTTCTTTGTCGTTGACGAAAAAATGAAGCTTCACCCGAGGCCAAGAAAAGATACACTCAGGAGCGTTACAAGAAAGTACAAAAGGCCCGATGGAACTACCTACATAACGATATCCTTCGATGACACAGGAGAAGCTGTAGAGATATTCATATCGAATGGTAGCGAAATGGCGGAAGTGATAGGAAGGCTCTCTTCCATCGCGTTGAGAGCGGGCGTTTCCATGGACGAGATCATAGAGCAGCTTTCGAAAGTGAAAGGAGATTACTGCCGGGGTCTTGCCGAGGAGATTAAAAAGGCTCTCGATGACTTCTCGAAACTTTGGCTCAGAACGGGTGAGGAAGAAACTGAAGAAGAACCGATGGAGAGAGAGAAATTCATCGTAGCAAACAATTTAAAATGGCAAAGTGGTTACTACGTTGATAACGAGGGAAACGTGTACTGCCCCGTCTGTCTTTCAAAAAACTCGCTGATAAAGCAGGAAGGATGCGTGAGCTGTAAGAATTGCGGATGGTCAAAGTGTGAATGA
- a CDS encoding nitroreductase family protein: protein MLYDLARRRKTIRKFRKEKPPVEDLIYSLKVANEAPSGMNAQPWRFLVVEDEDLKRQIRKSCENAEKTFYRNIRGKLREWLHEKSFSWEKPFLEEAPYLLLVFSEKNAPYSRESVWIAVGYLLLALEERKLGSVPYTPPNLRELEELVNASENLRLEVILPVGYPDDPKPKYPREEVKVKFNRF from the coding sequence ATGCTGTACGATCTTGCGAGACGAAGAAAAACCATTCGAAAATTCAGAAAAGAAAAGCCCCCGGTTGAAGATCTGATCTACTCGTTGAAAGTGGCGAACGAAGCTCCTTCCGGTATGAACGCCCAGCCCTGGAGATTCCTGGTAGTGGAGGATGAGGACCTCAAAAGACAGATCAGGAAATCCTGCGAAAATGCTGAAAAAACCTTCTACAGGAACATAAGGGGAAAACTCAGAGAATGGCTTCACGAAAAATCCTTCAGCTGGGAAAAACCCTTCCTCGAAGAGGCTCCTTATCTTCTGCTTGTTTTCTCGGAGAAGAATGCACCGTACTCAAGAGAGTCGGTCTGGATTGCCGTGGGGTATCTTCTTCTTGCACTGGAAGAAAGAAAGCTTGGAAGTGTCCCCTACACACCCCCCAATCTCAGAGAGCTGGAAGAGCTGGTGAACGCCTCAGAGAATCTGCGGTTGGAAGTTATCCTACCTGTCGGCTACCCGGACGATCCAAAGCCGAAGTATCCAAGGGAGGAAGTAAAAGTGAAGTTCAACCGTTTCTAA
- a CDS encoding acetamidase/formamidase family protein has translation MKIIPSQKHIYSFSGQAQPVEEVYPGEQVIFETLDALGGNHKTIDFSKVNPATGPVYVNGAKPGDTLVVRVKRIELPKNGIIVTGKGFGVLGDEVEGFHTKELEIERWAVLFDHIRIPVHPMIGVIGVAPAEGEYPTGTAHKHGGNMDTREITEGSTVYLPVFHEGALLALGDVHATMGDGEVCVSACEVSAKVVVEVDVAKEEIKWPMVETSDAYYIVVSLPNIEEALKEVIRGAVWFIQRKKTIPFKDAYMIASLCVDIGISQLVNPNKTAKARIPKYIFSEV, from the coding sequence GTGAAGATCATACCCTCTCAAAAACACATTTACTCCTTCTCTGGGCAAGCACAGCCTGTAGAAGAGGTGTATCCAGGTGAGCAGGTGATCTTCGAAACCCTCGATGCGCTGGGTGGGAATCACAAGACGATAGACTTTTCGAAGGTCAATCCCGCAACGGGTCCCGTCTACGTCAACGGTGCAAAACCAGGTGACACTCTGGTCGTACGAGTGAAGCGAATTGAACTCCCAAAGAATGGCATCATTGTAACAGGAAAGGGATTCGGTGTCCTCGGAGACGAGGTAGAGGGATTCCACACAAAAGAGCTGGAGATCGAAAGGTGGGCGGTCCTCTTCGACCACATCAGAATACCTGTTCATCCAATGATCGGTGTGATCGGTGTCGCTCCGGCTGAGGGAGAGTACCCCACGGGAACCGCACACAAGCATGGAGGAAACATGGACACAAGGGAGATCACGGAAGGATCGACGGTGTACCTCCCTGTTTTCCATGAAGGTGCTTTACTCGCCCTCGGAGACGTCCACGCAACGATGGGAGACGGAGAGGTCTGCGTTTCCGCGTGTGAAGTCTCTGCGAAAGTAGTTGTAGAGGTCGATGTCGCCAAGGAAGAAATCAAATGGCCTATGGTGGAAACAAGCGATGCTTATTACATCGTTGTTTCACTACCAAACATTGAAGAAGCTCTGAAAGAAGTCATAAGGGGAGCAGTATGGTTCATTCAAAGAAAAAAGACCATACCATTTAAAGATGCCTACATGATCGCAAGCCTCTGTGTGGACATCGGAATCTCCCAGCTAGTGAATCCCAACAAAACCGCGAAGGCACGTATCCCGAAATACATCTTTTCGGAGGTTTGA